The region ATGTCCGggcgttcgacgacagcgtcggcgaaaaGGCGATCTGCGATAATCGACGCGAAATGTAAGATGAAACCGTGAAAAAGAAGGACGGCGACCACGAGGCATTGTACGCCATCTTGAACTGGAAGCGTGAAATCTTGCATCATTTCCTGccaaaaatagaaatgctgaCTACGATTATGATGTAACTTCCGTATTGAAAATTCGCACCTAATCGAATGAGCAAACCAGAGCGCTAGATAAGACCCACGTGATCGCAACGAACCAATGAGCGCGATGGGTGGGGCTTACGGCGCTCAAAAGCTAAGCGCacaccgattctccttcagttgAGGCTtagggtgggtgcggcgcggagcaatctgcgtctcatccttgacggactggctcgggagctTTGACAAAAGGCAGTCTGGATCgtcggatcagcgtggcccacggactaatcccgtgccggagcctctaagcagggcgatggggggcttcggcctcggttcacGCACTGAGCATAATGATCGCTTAtatgtcttattgttgccaaacgAGCACGGCCTGCGTTAGGCAGAGTGGGCACGGCTcggagggggtgtcgcaagcggtctggttgccggcacttttctcaccaacTGGCACGATTAGATTGCGGATGATCAGGCTCAGGAGAATTCGATCTGGGCATTGCACCGTCTTTACTGTTGACTCCTACAAACTGTGGTCAGCCGCTCTCCACTCCTCAagccccggttcttctcatttcCACATACCGAAGGGTTTGATACCAGCGCGCCGGGGATTCGGTATAAGGGGCCGTTTCAGCGTCCAGGCGGGTACTGGTGGGGTGGCCTATGAGGTCTCAACTCGCCctcactttttggaagggagtcatcgctttgcgaagacttccctgggctacgaagcgtccgaacctccacgtggtgtagcctgggttgcgctaatacggacgcaaaccaaaaggtacgtacaacgattattTGACAGTAACTAATAggtcttttcttctaggtcgcgatcgatcgaaggcCCGGAAAAACGATGGATGACGAAAAGACAGAAGGACAGATCGAAAAAATACAGTAAACATGTTAGATTATTGCATGATTGTAGTGTGAAATTGCGTGTGtgtgaaaataaaataaaataaaataaaatgtcTGCAGCTTGTACTTGTACTTGTACTCGATTCTCGCTTAGCCTGCGCTCTAACTAGACCGTTTTCTGACCAAATGAATCAATAAGGAGGCAAAGGTAAGCATTGGACGTTCGTTTCACGCGattcgtcaaagaaaaacgctcgTATTAGCCTCGTAACTGAAATCGAGGCCCGCGCTTTCGTTTTGAGACCTAGAGGAGGCTTCTAAAAGGCAGCAGAGCTGGTAAGAACATCAGCAAAGACAAAATCTAGCTAAACCAAGAGtgggaaaagagaaaagtcgaTGGGCAAGGATGAGCACGTgctgcgcgcgcgcgcgcgcgcgctactcAGCTGAAAAAAAGCGAGTCAAAAGCGCGTGGGGCCGTGCtgtcttttaattaattatattgaCATACAGTACGTACTGTATCTCTTACTAAAATTCAAGCCTTATACAGATATGTCGCTGGTCTCGTCGCAGTTCTTTTTAGTTACATTGTGGCAAAGAGTAATTTGTTGACTTTTCTTGCTTCGGGAAAACGTTCGTGATAGCGCGAAACTTGTACGTAAGTCGCCGAAATCAGACTTCCttcaaaggaaaaaatacTAATTATAGGAAAAACGAGATTTCTTCTTACCGTTAAACCACGTTCCGTTCAATCCGTCGCGAATTTCGCACGAATCCTCTACGGAGTGACATTTGAGATAGACGGTTCCCTAAGCAACGAAAAGGTCCCGGATGCGGACTATGCTTTTTCTACTGGTCTACCTCTTTGGATTGTTTGGAGACGTGCAAATGCGTGATTCCGCCTAATTGGCTACATTTTTCCAATATAGCGTTTTCTATCTCCAATACACGTGACTGGCTCAAAGGTCTACGAATAAAGAGTCACGGttaaaattcattttttaattagttattatttatttactcaATTCTTGGATTAAAAACGTTTCTCAATTTAATGCATATCGTTGGACGAACTCGTTTCACAGTCAGTCGCCTAGCAACGTGACGTGGATAATGTTCCAAAGCTTATgaattaaaaaatcagaaCTAATTATTGggatttaattatttaaaccTTTTCCCTGCCACAAATTATTCTTTTTGTTATTCGCCTCCTTAGATTAAATTTTCagtgaatttttaattgtttttaattaagtttactttcgtctcttcgtcatctgaTAACTCTATTGTCTGATAATGATTCGCGTTGATATCTATCCACTGCCAATAGAGACTATCATCTCTCTTCTCAATTTTAACTTGAGATTCGTTGAGAGAAATCCACTCAATGGCGTCCCCCCAAAGACCCAAAGGCAGTCTAACCAAAAACCCCGTATAAAATCTTCTTTTTAAAATTTGCACCCACTTTTTAACGGATTTCAAaagcttcgttttcgtttcggaaACGCTCAAAAGCGGAGAAACGTTTCGCGAAGACTTTGTTATAAGATAGCGATCATGGAGATGACCTAGAGTCATCCACACATAAACTAGTGCCACTATAAGACTCTAAAGACGTACGTAGTATGATATCCACTAGAGCAAACATTGCTCTAGCGGCTTGAAGAGAATATTCCACGTAGAACATTGATATagaagcgagaagaagaagaagaagaaaagctaAAAACGTACGCGAAAAATTGGCGGACTAATAGGAAATAATTCATAATTTCAACCGGTTATTAGTTGGGTTTTGCTCTCTCTAATTGTTGCAAAAATTTGACAGAGTAGAGGACGTTGGggggaaagagaaacgagacTACGCGCTCCGAGAATCGTTCCAGATAAAGGAACGCCGTCATCATTGAAAattctaataataaatttatattattaaataaacagatttaattattgattttcaaatttcgattttcgtctataaatatcacgtgatgaGTAAAATCGTCACGTGGTATTGTTAAACTatgaatttcaattttttaattaaataaaaagatCTGAATTGCATTATcaaatttcgattttcgtctacaaaatatcacgtgatgaataatcacgtggtatttttgaatttcaaaTTAAACTTGCCTGATATTCCATTTGGGATTCGTAAGAAACAACGTCAGAACATTTTCCAAGTCTTTCCCAGTCCAATCTTTATCCTAAGACACGCCCAcatatattaaattaatttttatttctttccTCTAAACCTGATGAATTTTGTATACGAGATTTTCTATTTGGCGCATCGAAACGTTTTCCTCTTTATAACCTTCCACTCCACATGCAGCCAAACCTAGAAAAATCGCCctagaacgacgacaaagtgcGGGAAAACGTGTTTACCCGCGTGTCGACTCAACTCGACGCTAATCACTCGTAGAAGAGCAAAACACTAGGGAAAAAAACGCATAAACGATACGAGAATCAATAAAACTCGTTACTTTGGAATCTTTTTCGCAATCGTCTAACGAGAAGAAATGACTAAATCAAACATAAACGCGCCTACGTACGCCCAACAACCTCTCGCCGGCGTTCTGactgaaatcgtcgttccCAAGCCGACAACGCCTGCGCaacagacgaagacgacgagaagcgcgACGCCAATCGTTGCGAAtccgacgaatcgaagcgacgcgcGGCGCCGCTCGTTCAaaaacgcgtcgcgacgaccgATTGCCTCCTTTTCGTAGATCTCGACCGCTTTGTTCGCCGGTCGCGATCGATTCCAGACGCGAAGAGCGCGCTGTTCGCTTTCGTTTagcgcgccgtcgccgccgccgtcgccgccactcgtttcgtcgtcgtcgcgacgccgcgattcgtcgttttcgtcgtcttcgccgcctgACGAGTAGAGAACGCTCGACGGGGTGTCGGCGAATGGGATACGATTCGACATTGGCGTTGTTTGGGATGGCGGCGATTGGCGTCGCTTTGGAATTTGCTGGAGGCGAATTGTGCGTCTGGAGGGGTAGCGCGCGCTAGATGAAGGAGGAACACACGAAAGAGAAccgtgggacaatttttagaCTTGCATGCTCTTCTTTTATATTGGCTACATTGTTCGTTTCGATTTAATAAACGGTGATTCATTATCTAATGGAAATTAGAGCGTGGGGGACGTACAAGCTGGGCGGGAGCACGTGACTCGGAACATGAGGGAGCGCCCCACATATACCGTGACCGTATTGTGCGCAGAGGTCAATTGGGGTCGCTACTTTTCCTGTCTTTGTTGAGCACAAAAATGCGTTTGGTgacgtttctcgtcgtctctctcgttcttctcaaTGTTTACGACAcaggtatatatatagtaGACTCTCTGAAACTAAGGCTAGGGGACTCTGATGCGTTTAGATGCGGTTCTTTGTTATCGTTCAAGGCGATGCAAAGCGGATACACTGAGAGGAAAAGCGAACATGAAAAAATCGGATTGCTGTGAGGAGGGAGGCAAAGCCTTTCAAAAACAAGCCAATGGCCCTTGCGTAAAACTCAAATGTACGCGTATAACCGCGGGCACATTCTACTAGTAGTATCTATATGGGAACTGAAAGGTTCTGATACGTGTTGGACTCCTTGGAGCGACTGGGATTATTGCGCTCTCGATTCCACCGATCCCCGTTATGACGCGGGGGTGCGTGGTGTCCGAACCCAAAGGCGACTTTCAAAGAGTACGAGAAGTTGCaacgaacgaaaaaaagtcgagaagagaagcgaGAACGTGCAGATTAACGACTTACCGCAAGACGCGAAGTTTTGCCCGGGTAAGAACATGCAATTGATGAACGCGAGATCGGCAAGGGGGAGAATCCACTTGGGGGGTCTTGTAGTTGATGGGGGCTGGAGCAATTGGAGCCCCTTCGGTGACTGCGACGCCGTGCTCAAGTGCagcgaaaaggaaagaaaaaatcgtcacgGTAACCGAATGCGAAACAGAACGTGCACGAATCCAGAGCCGAAACACGGGGGAAAGACATGCGTGGGCGAGACAGAGAATACGGAACATTGTTATCTAGAGAATTGTCCAGGTTTGTATAGACAAAAAATGATTCCTTTTTGTTATCGAGAGCGAATTTTAATTTAGTTCACGGGGGATTCTGTAACTTTTCCGAATGGTCCCAGTGTTCGAGTTCGTGCACACAGTTCGGACAAGTTCCAACGGGATTTCGTCAGCGATGCCGACGATGCGAGTGCCCCGCGCCGAAATACGGTGGAGACGATTGCGAAGGAACTACGCACGAAGTCGACGCCTGTCCGGGGAACTACTGCCCAGGTATTTACAGATATATGCATgatattttattgatttattgattttttcaagttAACGGGGTTTGGAGCAGTTGGACTGCGTGGAGCCCGTGCTCTACTACGTCAAGCGGATGGGGAACGAAACTTCGGCAACGAGAATGCGATCCGCTTCCGCGTTTCGGCGGGAATATGTGCAGCGGATCGAAAGTCGAAGAGACGTATTGCAGAAACGATGATGAGTTCGCCGTGTGCCCGTACGCAAGTgcaagaaatcgtcgagtcgtcgcaGACGAGTCAGGTTCAGGGTCAGGGTCAGATTTAGTGTCAGAGTCAGGGTCAGAGTCAGGGTCAGAGTCAGGGTTGGAATCCGGCGGCGAATCGGGGGAAtcaggcgacggcgacggcgacggcgacgattcgtgCGTTAATCCGTGGGATTTGGACACAGATGGAGAATCAGGTAGCGGCACAAGTGGCGGAAGTGCACTAGACTATGAAAGCGGAACTAGTGGAATAAGCGGAAGCGGCCCGGCGAGCCAGCGCAACGTCTACAAGAACGAACAACTCGCTCAGTGCTGCCGTAGCGGCTTCTACTACAATCACACGTGCTGTTCGTTTCCCGTCAAAGGAATCGGTTTGGGCGAAAGTGAGAGCGGTTCGGGGGGCGAGAGCGGCGATTCCGCACCCGGTTGCGTGGCAACGGCACcaggcgacgaaaacgccaATTTCGATTTGAATACATTGGAATGCGTTTCGTTGAGCGGATTGAGATTATGCGACGGAagtgaaaacgtcgtcgacgtttccggTTCGGGTGGGTCGGCTGATGGCCCGGATGCCGTCTCCGGATCGGGGTCGTCGGGGTCGGGGTCGAATCGCACGAAACGGAGTGCGAAGACGGATttacgtcatcgacgacgtcattcgcgtcgacgtcgacgatcgcgaccgaatttcgacgacgaggattacgaagacgtcgtctttaCGAGTCTTTGAACTGTTGCCTAGACTAGTGCTGTGCTGTGGCTGTTCGTTTGCAAGTTAATAGCATGTTTTGATGTTCGTGTGTGCGCCGGCTTTTGTGtgtaaaataaaaacgaatGGGGGCCCCCCATGCAGGAAGAGACGCGGAACTAGAACTTACCTTGCAGAGAAGCCTTGCATACGTAACGAAGCCGTCGTTTCAAATGCGACCATTGTATGGTTTCGGTCTTTTTCTCCCGTATTCGtcttcgtgacgtcatgctATGCGTGCGCATCCCTTTTTCAATTGACGTAGAAAAATTGATCTTGACCtttattaaaaaaatttcctttggTACGTGAAACGCAAAACCTTATCCTTTGTCTTTGATAAGCTCCGTAGAGTATTATTGATTTCCTATTTTCTATGCATTCTAAAAGTTAGCAATTATATAAAAGTCTGACGAGAGAAATCCTACCAGATTCGAATCCGAAGGCTTTTCGTCTATTCCAATCTAAAATTCCCGAAGAAACTTATCAAAAACTTATATAATAAAGACTTTGAGCCCCATACCTTTACTCCTAGCTGAAGTAACGTATCCAGAACGCTAGATTTCAATCTAAAACGAAAACCACGCGTCAAAGATCActgctgaaaaaaaattcacgaCGAAAAAACCTTTCCGCTTCCATTTCGAGTGAATCCAAGCAAGCAATTGCTTCCTCCGCTTGAGGACCAAGAGAAAACTCCTCAAAATCATCCTTATCATCAGCATCATCCTCTTGAAAATCTTCCCCACTATCCATCATATCCACTTCCATCGTTTCCAGAACACGATACGCTTCCAACAATTCATCAACAGTCACAAATTGCCGAAAATGTTTTGTTAACGACACTTTGTCgactttgtttcttttttcttcgttttgagGTCGTTTTTCCTCACCTACAGGTCGTTTTTCCTCGCCTAAAAACGCCGGTGTCGACGTaggcgtcgtcgcggcggctTGAACCCAtttagaagacgaagatcttCTCATATAGCCCATTGCAAAGCGACACCAGTCGCATTTACAAGAGATTGTGTGAACGGGAAGTTGACCACGTCGCCTATGACGACCAATTGACGCTCCCGCCCAATTGACGTAATCGTACCAAGGATCTGGACGAGTCATTGGATTAGGATTATGGGTTTGGGTAAATTCTTCGGGTGTAAACGATTGATTTGAGTGTGCTAGGTGAATGCTTTGATTGCCGTTGCGGAATTTAGAAACGTAGAGAAGGGCAGTCTGGTTTCCGCACTTTACGGCCAAATAACCGGGAAAATCCTAGagagtaaaagaaaaacgttctactgcatgcatgcatgccctttttaattaattaaatatcctatttctcgtttttttccaccaaagcgcgatttttttccaatttttttcttacttacTTTACTAAATTGAGGATGCTGTACAAAGTGATCTGAGCTGCTGTTCACCACTTCAGGTTTTTTCGTATATTGATGCTGAGGACATTCGCATTGGCCGCTGGGGACTACGAAAAACAGAGAAGCAAATAAAAATGCACGTCTATTCATTCTGCACAACAGTAAGACGCTTTTTTGTACAGATAATGGGCCCCACTAGGAAACGCGATATAAAAAGCCTTTGGAGACTTGTACGATGTAGAAAGTGAGCTTTTCGTACTGTTCCTATGCTCCATTGATCGGTTTACTGAGGCAGAAGCAGCCTCGCGGTCCTAACGGCGAAAAATCCTTCGAACAGAAGAGCGCTAACGTGCGttagaaaatcgaaggaatTCGAAAGCAACCCAATTTCAATCTGATTAAATAAACTCAAGGCCAATCCTACATTATAATCGTAAAATAGGATATTTGAGAACTAAATCAAAGAGTGCCGGCACAGCGTGAACGCACGTGTTGCAAATAAATTTAccaaagaaacaaaatctCAATCTTGGTGAAACTCGGTAAACAGAACCGTCGTCAAGCCAACTTTCACTTCCGTAacaaaagcgttttcgcGCTTAAACGTCGCAAATATTCCTGTACAACGTTTGGGAGTCTTCAACTGAGGatgaaatttcaaatttttgtCGCGAAATTCCTTCCTAGAGGGTATTTCCAATTTCGTCGAACTGGACTGACATTGAGATTGAGAAAACTCCGTCTTTTGTTCAGACGACTTAGAGGCGTCCTtcacaaaacaaaaaaggaaGTTTTTCACtgattagaaaaaaaaacaaaggtTTCCTCACTTGAGTTTCTAAATTAGAACGAGACATTTCGCTTGTCGTTGTTtcggattcgacgacgctctgTGAAGATGCAGCTTCAACGTTCAAATCAAAGTTAGAAGCGGATGTATCTGCTAAAGGCTTAGTAGACTCAGTCGCCAGTTCAATTGAAACGGTAGCATCCGAATCATTTTCATCACTTGCGTCTCTTTTCCCCCCACTAAGAGACGCCTCTTCGCTCCCATTTATTCTCATCAAGTCATTCCCCCCAACAGGCGTAGAAGTGACTCTAGCGCGAATTCTCCTCCCATAATAAAAAGAACCCTATAGAGCGAAAGGGATCTGTTATCTCGCGCATATATAAATAGTACGTACTCTTCGCCAATTACTCACTAACCCATCAGCTCACAGGACCTCCCCGTAGTTAAGTGACACCCACCAATTACGAAAAACAAACACAGAAAAAACACCCACCCTTCCTTTTCCACGTCCTCGTCTCCCTCTCCGACTTCCACGTCTTGCGACCATCGTCATATTGGTCTCACCATCAATCACAGTGGAAGTAGTAACGGGAGTGGTAGTAGTTGCCGTAGTAACAGGAGCCGccgctgtcgccgccgcggcagtactactactactactgtgACCCTCTTTCATTAACCGTTCTTCCGCTAACGCCCTTCTTCTCGCAACCCTTAGGTAAACAAGACAAGTCCCTAATCAAATTACTGTTCGGAGAATGCATTAGAACACGCAAGACAGAAGCGAGTGAAATCGTCATCTTAAAGAAAATCGACTATTACCTTCGTCTATATTCATCTaaaagtcgtcgatcgagtATATTTTCTTCCGGTTCCCATGTATTGTGTCTAAGTTGGAAGTGATGGAGATATGAAAAAGAGGCATTTTTCTACGATTCACTTGTACGAATAGCCGCTCCACTtgacgagaaattcgtcCGTTCCCTATtcgagaaacgaaagcaTCTCAAAGACGAGATTGAATTAGAAAGGGAGTGGGGGACTGTCTCGTGATGTCGACGCCATTCCCCTTTCGATTTCTACGTGCATaccgatcgacgacgacgacttccgaTCACTTTCTCGGCGGCGAACACGCGCGAGCCAGGAGCggtgagaaaagaagagcgtcGAGACATGCCGACGTCACGAGTCTTCTTCCTTTGCGCATGCTCACTACGTCACTTTCCAAACAACGCAATATCAGTGCCAAGTACTCAAAAAGAGAGacgggagagagagaaagggatTTTATAAGAAACTATTGAAACTCACagtttctttaattaattaacacgTGTGTTTCAATTTATTTCACAGTAGTAATAGAAACTTTCTTTATCGAGCGTAAATTTATATAAAAATGATTCGAATTTTAGGAAACTTGAACTTTGGGACCCCACTCTCGACTTACCTTCAATACATACGTAATAAAGTAAACGTATTATTCACGTACATGTTTCACACGCATACAactcaaagagaaaaaaaaaccactTGAGAAACGATAGGAATTCACCGAAACTCCATTCGACTatttctcgcctttttccTTTGACTTCATTTCGTCAATGGGCGCCGGATTGACGAATTTGAGAAAGTGAAATTTCTTCGGCAAATATTTCGTCAAGACTTCGGGAATTTGAACGCCGTCCTCCTGCTGATAATTCTCCAAAACGGCGCATATAGCACGCGTCGTTGCGCACATTGTCGCATTCAACATGTGCACGTACTCCATCTGTATCTATATTGAACTAAAAGCGTCGAGAAATCGCACCCTAACTGACCTGCTTattcattttctttgtctttccgtATCGTACGTGAAGTCGTCTCGCTTGATAGTCGGTGCAATTTGAACACGAGACCATTTCTCGAAACGtttccgacgacggaaaCCACGCCTCGAGATCGAGTTTcttcgcggcggcgtcgttgaGAGCGCCGCTCACGATGTTCACAATGCGATAGGGTATTCCCAGAGACTGGAAAAACCCTTCGGCATTGGCTATCATTTCGTCCATCATCGCCCACGATTTGTCGTCGTGGGGAGACGTCAGACAAAATTGTTCGATCTGAAGGAAGAAGGGAGGGGAGCTATGATGTAGAGCCAAACCTTCCTAGCTAAtaactatttatttttattctCCTAACTCTTCTAGCTGTCTTCTTGCTGTCAATTAACAATACTTATTTTAAATCTCTCCAACTGCCACTCAAACCTGATGTGATTGAAGCCTAactaaatatttatttttgaacCTTTTTAGCTGTCAATCAACAACTACCGGtaactatttatttttatccTCCTAACTCTTCTAGCTGTCTTCTTAATTGCTGTCAATCAAACCTCATGTGTCAATCAAcaactaactaactaactaactaactgTCTCTCTAACTGTCACTCAAACCTCATCCTTTCTAGCTGTCAATCAACAACTACAGCACTTATTTTTTATCCTTCTTCCTAACTGTCAATCAAACCTTTCTAGATgtgtttattaattaattaattaattaaaagctgTTGTTTCTAATTCGTACGAAAGACTTGGTTCTGACCTTTTCAAACTGATGGACTCGAAATATTCCTCGCGTGTCTCTCCCGTGCGACCCGACTTCCTGACGAAAACACGTCGAAACGCCGGCGTATCGAAGCGGCAAATCAGCCGGATCAAGCCACTCATCCTTATGATAAGCAGCAATGGGCTGTTCACTCGTCGCAATCAAATATTTCTCCTCGAGACTCGAGTCCTCATGCTTCTCAGATCCTTTGCCAACAACCTAGAAGCGATTACGCGTGGCCTAAAGGCTAAAAAACACGCCGAAAAACCTTATAGAGTTCCTCATCGAATTGACTGAGCTGTGCGACGGCTTGCATGACCTCTTTCTTCATAAAAAACGGCGTGTAGAGAGGCACATAGTCTTTCTCGTGCAAACAATTGAGGGCGtgctaaagaaaatattatCACAAGACGCGTCAATGTCATGACTAAAGAGATAATAGACCTGGATAAGAGCGAATTCTAGGAAGACGAGAGGACCCTTTAGATAATAGCCTCGACTGCCTGAAGTCGCTGCGCCCCTCTCGCAATCCACACCGTCGACCATGTGAATTAAATCGACGTGGGAATATCTCTTTTTACTTTTGCAATCGCCAAAAAGTCGCTCGATGCGATTTCCGGCGTCCTGCGAGTCGAGATACAACGAATAAGGTGgaatttattatatttttttctatttacttcgtcgtcgctgattgGTACGGAGTCGTGGACAAGATTTCCGATTGTTTTCACtacgtcgtttcttttcttctcgcaATCGATTCGATCTTCTTCGCATTTTGTCTGGGCTTCTTCGATGAGATCGCCGacttttttaatttgttttACATTCAAatcctaattattaaaagtTATTTTCTCACCAGATATGTATCTATTTATTGGGTGACCTTCAGTATTTCTCCTGTAAGAGAATCGAGAGaagatttgattttttcaggaatttcaacgtcatcgcCTTCcggttcttttttctattcaAGTATTGAAATGTATTACTTTTAATGAGAGttgtttttaatttaaaaCCTTCATTTTTTCGCCAATACTTTTACTGcacaattttttcattttgttCCAATTGTCCGCTTGAAATCGAACTGGAAATGATTGCGTTGGGTTAGAGTGCATTGTGAGCTCGAAATCGAGCgattttttgctcttttgTTGTTCGTTATTGCGTTATTTAGAACTTTTCTTACGTTTTCGCCATTCCGTATCGAGTTCGATAACTCGATCGACGAGTTTGGGGTCTTTGAAGCGTTTGCGCTGATTCTCGCGCAGTTTTTCGGGATCCCCGCCCTTATCAGTGCGAAATAGCTCCAGATCAAGCACCATTCCAACGTCAGCCGCGCGAAAACTTCCAAATaagagaggagaagaacaGCGAAACGCACGCTAGATAAAGACACGTTGCTGTTCACGTGGCTATATTGTTTCCCGTACTAGAGCGCGATTTCTTATTGGCGCGATCTTGATCAAAGAGAGAACCGATTCAACGCTAAGCGGAACCAAGGAAACAGCTGAAACAAATACAATCACCTCGTCGTCTTgctaaattttaatttcatTCGACAAGC is a window of Oscarella lobularis chromosome 20, ooOscLobu1.1, whole genome shotgun sequence DNA encoding:
- the LOC136199029 gene encoding properdin-like gives rise to the protein MRLVTFLVVSLVLLNVYDTDAVLCYRSRRCKADTLRGKANMKKSDCCEEGGKAFQKQANGPCVKLKCSDTCWTPWSDWDYCALDSTDPRYDAGVRGVRTQRRLSKSTRSCNERKKVEKRSENVQINDLPQDAKFCPVDGGWSNWSPFGDCDAVLKCSEKERKNRHGNRMRNRTCTNPEPKHGGKTCVGETENTEHCYLENCPVHGGFCNFSEWSQCSSSCTQFGQVPTGFRQRCRRCECPAPKYGGDDCEGTTHEVDACPGNYCPVNGVWSSWTAWSPCSTTSSGWGTKLRQRECDPLPRFGGNMCSGSKVEETYCRNDDEFAVCPYASARNRRVVADESGSGSGSDLVSESGSESGSESGLESGGESGESGDGDGDGDDSCVNPWDLDTDGESGSGTSGGSALDYESGTSGISGSGPASQRNVYKNEQLAQCCRSGFYYNHTCCSFPVKGIGLGESESGSGGESGDSAPGCVATAPGDENANFDLNTLECVSLSGLRLCDGSENVVDVSGSGGSADGPDAVSGSGSSGSGSNRTKRSAKTDLRHRRRHSRRRRRSRPNFDDEDYEDVVFTSL
- the LOC136199037 gene encoding serine--tRNA ligase, cytoplasmic-like, coding for MVLDLELFRTDKGGDPEKLRENQRKRFKDPKLVDRVIELDTEWRKLRFQADNWNKMKKLCSKSIGEKMKKKEPEGDDVEIPEKIKSSLDSLTGEILKDLNVKQIKKVGDLIEEAQTKCEEDRIDCEKKRNDVVKTIGNLVHDSVPISDDEDAGNRIERLFGDCKSKKRYSHVDLIHMVDGVDCERGAATSGSRGYYLKGPLVFLEFALIQHALNCLHEKDYVPLYTPFFMKKEVMQAVAQLSQFDEELYKVVGKGSEKHEDSSLEEKYLIATSEQPIAAYHKDEWLDPADLPLRYAGVSTCFRQEVGSHGRDTRGIFRVHQFEKIEQFCLTSPHDDKSWAMMDEMIANAEGFFQSLGIPYRIVNIVSGALNDAAAKKLDLEAWFPSSETFREMVSCSNCTDYQARRLHVRYGKTKKMNKQMEYVHMLNATMCATTRAICAVLENYQQEDGVQIPEVLTKYLPKKFHFLKFVNPAPIDEMKSKEKGEK
- the LOC136199282 gene encoding chromobox protein homolog 2-like, with the protein product MSRRSSFLTAPGSRVFAAEKVIGSRRRRSGTDEFLVKWSGYSYKHNTWEPEENILDRRLLDEYRRRVTSTPVGGNDLMRINGSEEASLSGGKRDASDENDSDATVSIELATESTKPLADTSASNFDLNVEAASSQSVVESETTTSEMSRSNLETQDASKSSEQKTEFSQSQCQSSSTKLEIPSRKEFRDKNLKFHPQLKTPKRCTGIFATFKRENAFVTEVKVGLTTVLFTEFHQD
- the LOC136199030 gene encoding inner nuclear membrane protein Man1-like, with product MVAFETTASLRMQGFSASARYPSRRTIRLQQIPKRRQSPPSQTTPMSNRIPFADTPSSVLYSSGGEDDENDESRRRDDDETSGGDGGGDGALNESEQRALRVWNRSRPANKAVEIYEKEAIGRRDAFLNERRRASLRFVGFATIGVALLVVFVCCAGVVGLGTTISVRTPARDDCEKDSKCFALLRVISVELSRHAGLAACGVEGYKEENVSMRQIENLVYKIHQDKDWTGKDLENVLTLFLTNPKWNIRIFNDDGVPLSGTILGARSLVSLSPQRPLLCQIFATIRESKTQLITAFLLLLLLASISMFYVEYSLQAARAMFALVDIILRHLHDRYLITKSSRNVSPLLSVSETKTKLLKSVKKLPLGLWGDAIEWISLNESQVKIEKRDDSLYWQWIDINANHYQTIELSDDEETKEANNKKNNLWQGKALEHYPRHVARRLTVKRVRPTICIKLRNVFNPRIEPLSQSRVLEIENAILEKCSQLGGITHLHVSKQSKEGTVYLKCHSVEDSCEIRDGLNGTWFNGSLISATYVQVSRYHERFPEARKVNKLLFATM